One Sulfolobales archaeon genomic window, TCCGCATGTCCTTTCTCATGTGTTTTCTGCTCGGTTGATGCAGGTCCTCTGAGTAGGAGTAGAATTGCTGAATTCATCGTAGATCTGGATCACCTGATCGAATGGGTTATGTATGCTCTCAGACACAAGATCTCTAAGAAGATTCATATTCTAATCGATGGAGTTGGAGAACCCATACTCTATCCCAGGATCGTGGATCTTGTAGCAAGACTTAGAGAGATAGAGAGAATCGATGAGATAGCGATCGAGACTAGAGGTTCTATAAGAAACCCAAGACTTTATAGAAGACTATGGGAGGCGGGTTTGAATAGAATTAACATCTCTATAGATACTCTAGATCCTCAGAAAGCCTCTAGACTTACTAATACAAATTGGTACTCTCTAGACCAGGTTTTGGAAGTAATCACTGAAGCCAATTCTATAGGACTTGATATAACGCTTACACCTCTATGGATACCAGGGGTTAATGATGAAGATCTGATTTCTTTAATAGAGTGGGTTAAGAAGAATATTAGAAACAAAAGATCTCCTTCTATAGCTATTCAGAAGTATATAGCCCATAAGAGAGGGAGAAAGATACCTGGAGTGAGAGAAGTTGGATGGAATTACTTCTATGAATTCCTAGAGAAACTTGAGAAGAAAACAGGTGTTAGATTGATTCTAAGACCTGAAGATTTCAACATAAAACCTGACATGCCTGTTCCGAAGACTATGAGAACTGGTGAGAGTATTAGGATGAAGCTTTACTCGGTAGGATGGTTGAGAGGAGAGTACATAGCTTATGCGAGGGAGAGAGTTGTAACACTAGTATCGGAAGAGAAACTTGAGAATATAAGAGATATAGAGATCATAGGAAGAGTGATTCATGATAAAGATAACATATATATTGCAAGATTAGATTAGAGAAGGATTGAAGAAGATTTTTAATACTCACGTGTGTATTGAACTTGGTGAATATATAGAATGAGCAGAACAACAGAAAAATCTATGTGCAGAGAAGAAGTGAGACTGGCTATAATAGTCTCTGAATTTAATTTTGATATAACCAGGATAATGCTTGAGAAAGCTCAGGATCACGCTCAATTCCTAGGAGCTAAGATCTCTCACGTGCTCAGAAGTCCTGGAACATTTGATATACCTCTTCTGGTTAGAAAAGTGATAGAGAGAGAAGAAGTTGATGCGGTAGTAACACTAGGAGCCGTTATAGAAGGTGAGACAGAACACGATGAAGTTGTAGCACATCAAGCTGCTAGAAAGATACTAGATCTATCTGTTGAATTTGGCAAGCCTGTCACTCTAGGTATCATAGGTCCTGGAGCTACAAGACTTCAAGCACTAGAAAGAGCTGAAGAGTATTCTAGAAGAGCTGTTGAAGCCGCTGTAAAGCTTGTGAGAAGAATCAGAGAACTCGAGTGTAGATGAGAAAAGCATGTGGTTGCCCCTGCTGTTTATACGGGTTTGTTAAGATGTTTTTGATTATCTTGGGTATCGTAGCTGTGGGCTTCCTCCTCAGCACATGCTCACCATTCGCAGGATCTTCGGAGGCTACATTGACGGGGCACAAGCTTAATCTTCAAAGTCTTCCTAATGATCTCGGCCTCCGCTCCCCACCACCCCTTCTATGATGTTTTCATCTTCCTGAACTTCTGGGATCGTTCACAGTATATCCTGGCGGCGAAAGATGTTACTATAGAGACGAAGTCCTCCACCAGCTCATCTGTATATCCCTTCTCACTCTCTTCTACAAACTCTACTCTAACGCCGTGCGACTCGAAGAAGCGGGTGAGGTATTCGAATCCGAATCTAGCCAGCCTGTCGCGGAACTCCACCACCACATCCATCTCATGCTTAACTTAACTGCCATGTTGAGAAGCTTCTGAAAGCCTTCACACCTCTCATTCAGACCTCTCGAGACATCTGTTACCACATCAACAACTCTATACCCCTTAGCTGAGCAGCAGCTTCTCAGTCTTTCAACTTGTCGTTCTAAGTTGCTATCTGTTTTCTGTTTATGCGATGAAACTCTAGCATATATAACGGCTCTAATCTCTCTTCTCACCACCGCTCAGAATCCTCATGAACTCGCTCTAAGGAACCATCCACAGCTTCCCGATCCTGAGAGTGCAGAGCTTTCCCTGCTTCATCCAGTTTTTAACAGTAGAAACACTAATATTCAGCAGCTCAGCAGCCTCACCAGTTCTATAGAGCTTCTCGGGCACCGCCTAGCATCTCTCATGATTCCAAACACCTATGACAGCTAAAACAGCTTGAAAACTTCTACGATAGACACAGTCTATAGATGCTTCTGAAAGCTTCTGGAGTGATGTAAATCTGTATAAGGGTTGGACCTTGTGTTAAGATTAATACTTAGAGCTGGATAGTGTTATATGGATATAGATGAGCGAGAAAACAGTAATAGAGCTACGCAATGTATCTAAATACTATCAGATGGGATCTGTTCTTGTAAGAGCACTTGATAATGTGAATCTAAAGATTCTTCAGAAAGATCTGATAGCTATTATGGGGCCCTCGGGATCTGGTAAGACAACACTGTTAAATATAATGGGGCTTCTAGACAGACCTACCTCTGGTAAGGTTTATTTTAAAGGTTTCGATGTCACCAGGTTAAGCGATTCCGAGATAGCTCTTCTGAGAAATAGAGGCATAGGATTTGTATTTCAATCATTCAACCTGGTTAACAGACTTACAGTATATGAGAATATAGAGCTACCTCTGATACCTAGAAGAATTCTCAAGAGTGAGAGGTATAAGATGGTTGTAGAAGCTCTTAGAATGTCCTCAGGAGATATCTCATGGCTCTATAAGAAACCCCTACAACTTTCAGGAGGTCAGCAACAGAGGGTTGCCATTGCAAGAGCTATTGTAGGAAGACCTGATGTAATACTAGCCGATGAGCCTACAGGAAATCTTGATAGAGTTTCTGCGAGAGAGGTTATGAGGACTTTTTTAGAGCTTAATAAACTAGGTCATACCATAGTGATCGTAACGCACGACCCCGAGGTAGGAAATTGTGCCGAGATCATCTATGAGATCAGAGATGGGAAGATTACTAGCAGTAAGAAAGGTGATAAGAGCATGTGTATAGCGTATAAAAACCTATAGATGGAACTCTACTATTATCTCATCTGAATATTCGTACTTATTAAATCAGACTTAGGATATTATTTTAGAAAAGGGTTGTAAGATGATCCTGTCAGACTTCGATTTGAAAGCCTATCTGAGTTCTGGAAGACTTAGAGTAGAACCTCTCGAACCTCTTATAATAAGAGAGAATGGACTTGATCTGAGACTTGGGAGAAGTTACTGTGAGTTAAAAGAGACTGAAGAGGTTTTAGATCCCTATACCGAGTGGGATCCTCTTAAGTTTTATGAGTGTAGAGAGAGTGATGATTACATCTTGAAACCTGGGAGAAAGTATCTTCTTCACACTCTAGAATACATAGCACTTCCTCCAGAACTTGTAGGAATAGTAGAACTCAGATCAACACTAGCTAGACTAGGACTTCTAATACCTCCCACGGTAGTGGATGGCGGTTTCGAAGGACAGCTCACTATAGAGGTTCACTCATCTTCTTTCCCTGTAAGACTGAGATCAGGATCGAGATTTCTCCATCTCATACTCATGAAAACAACAACACCCATTGAAAAGCCTTATAAAGGAAGGTATCAAGGGCAGAGAGATGTGATGCTTCCAAAGAGACCTCTAGAATATCCTTGAAGATAGGTAGAAAGCCTTATGGAGCTTATAAACATTATAACTCTTCTGATCATATCTTTTTTCGCAGGAGTAATAGGAAGTCTCACAGGCTTGGGAGGAGCATCTATCATAACACCAATCCTAGTAGGTCTGGGAATGCCTCTCAAGTACTCTATAGCGAATGCTATGATATCTGTTATAGCAACATCATCAGGTTCCTCCGCGGCATATGTTAGAGATAGACTTACCAATCCTAGGGCGGCGATGTATCTTGAGGTATTCACAGTATTAGGAGGGCTGATAGGCGCGTATATAACGCTAATCACTCCAGCTGTATATCTCTATTTCTTCTTCGCATTATTTCTTCTAACAATGCTTCTATTCTCTCAAAGAGTTTCATTGAATGAGAGTAGCCAGGATTCTGATGATGAGGATCTAGACAGGTTTTCAAGATGGCTTAACATAGGAGGAGAATTATACGAACCTTCTAAACGTAGCTTCATAAGATATAGAATGAGGAGAGCTCTTGTAGGAGGTCCTATGATGATGATCGCAGGAGTAGCAGCAGGATCCTTAGGCATCGGAGCTGGAGCTTTTAAAACAGCGATTCAAGAAACCATTCTAGGACTGCCTTCAAGAGTTGCAAGTGCTACGTCTAATTTTATAGTAGGAATGACAGGACTTGCAGCTGTATCTGTCTATATAGCTTCAGGTTATGTGAATCCATTTATAGGAGGACCTCTTACTCTGGGTACTGCTCTGGGAAGTATTCTGGGCTCTAGAATGCTTCCTCATATTAGTACGAAAATTCTGAGAATTCTCTCGATAGCCGTGGTTTTGTACCTGATTACTCAGATGTTCTATAAGGGTGTCACATCTCTATGGATCTAGAGGTAATGCTCGGATACATACTGATCATAGGCGTTATAATAGGGCTTATATTTCTAACACTAGGTCTAGCTCTATACTGCTACTCTCATGGTTTCTCAATAGATTTCTCTCAAAGCATAAAATATAGAGATCTTATCGGATGGATCCTGGCCTTACCCTCGCTACCTCTGCTCCAAAAGATCATATCCATAGGTCTTATAGCAATTATTATCACTCCATATATCAGAGTTCTAGCTTCTCTCGCATGGTTTACATATTTCAGAGATCTGAAGTTCATAGCATTCACTTCATTTGTTGCAGTGATGCTCACTCTATCAATATTAGGAATCTTAAGAACCCTATAGCCTAAGCTTAATGAAGATGAAAGAGGTATGGAAACCAGAATGAATCAATGAAAAACTATAAACCCTGTATAAGGGTTGAATCTCTTATCTCATCGAGTTAGTGATTAATATCTGATCTTCTCTTAACTAATTTTTTATTCTTCGTAAATATATACGGTAATACTCTTGAGACTAGCGGTAGACATAGGAGGAACTTTTACTGATGCTGTTGCAATAGACTCGAATGGTTTCATAAGATTTTATAAGACTCACACCACTCCTCGAAATCCAGAGATCGGATTTAGAAATGCTTTGATTGGAGGAGGATTTAAAGAAATTGAAGAAGTGATTCATGCGACTACAATAGCTACGAATACACTACTAGGTCAGATAGGTCTTGAGATACCTAAAGTCGCGCTTTTCACGACCGAAGGCTTTAGAGATATTATAGAGATCGGGAGACAGAACAGACCTGAGCTTTATAACATATACTTTAGAAAGCCTAGAACCCTGGTATCTAGAGAGATGAGATTCGAGGTGAAAGAGAGAATTAATGCGAGGGGTGAGGTCGTTAGAGAGCTTGATGAAAGAGATCTTGAGGAGAAACTATTGAGAGCAAGAGATCTAGGTGCTACTTCTATAGCTATATCATTCTTACACTCATATATAAATCCATCGCATGAGATGAGAGCTAGAGAAAAAGCTCTGAAATACTTTAAATACGTCACAGCATCATACGAAGTAGCTCCCGAACCTAGAGAGTATGAGAGAACTTCGACAACGGTAGTGAACGCTCTTCTAATGCCTATTGTCTCGAGATATGTAGAAGCTTTAAAAAGCATATTAGAAGAATTTAGAAATCCCTCACTATATATAATGACAAGCTCGGGAGGCTTTGTAGATCCGGAGGAAAGCATTAGAAGACCTGTTCAGATAATAGAATCAGGACCTGCTGCAGGAGTTATAGGATCTCAGGCTATTGCAGAAGCTCTGAAAATTGATAAGGTTATAAGCTTTGACATGGGTGGGACAACAGCTAAAGCCGGAACAATAGTGGGTGGAGAGATCGAGATAGTAACAGAATACGAAGTAGGAGGAAGATCTCATCATGGGAGGATTGTAAAAGGATCAGGCTATCCCGTGAGATACCCCTTCATAGATCTTGCCGAGGTATCTGCTGGAGGTGGTAGCATTATATGGAGAGATGAAGGAGGAGCTCTAAGGGTAGGACCTCTGAGTGCAGGCTCCGATCCAGGTCCTATGTGCTATGGTAGAGGAGGTAGCATGCCAACATTAACAGATGCAAATCTAGTTCTTGGAAGAATTGGCGAGACTCTTCTCGGAGGAGAGTTTAGAGTGAGCAGAGAACTAGCATTAAAAGGATTGAAATCTTTGGGGGATCCCATTGATATAGCTAGTG contains:
- a CDS encoding radical SAM protein, translated to MRMKNKYENSYLESSERRILVRISDPLPLIGHIAFGIIDRGSNILQVRPFSACPFSCVFCSVDAGPLSRSRIAEFIVDLDHLIEWVMYALRHKISKKIHILIDGVGEPILYPRIVDLVARLREIERIDEIAIETRGSIRNPRLYRRLWEAGLNRINISIDTLDPQKASRLTNTNWYSLDQVLEVITEANSIGLDITLTPLWIPGVNDEDLISLIEWVKKNIRNKRSPSIAIQKYIAHKRGRKIPGVREVGWNYFYEFLEKLEKKTGVRLILRPEDFNIKPDMPVPKTMRTGESIRMKLYSVGWLRGEYIAYARERVVTLVSEEKLENIRDIEIIGRVIHDKDNIYIARLD
- the ribH gene encoding 6,7-dimethyl-8-ribityllumazine synthase; this encodes MCREEVRLAIIVSEFNFDITRIMLEKAQDHAQFLGAKISHVLRSPGTFDIPLLVRKVIEREEVDAVVTLGAVIEGETEHDEVVAHQAARKILDLSVEFGKPVTLGIIGPGATRLQALERAEEYSRRAVEAAVKLVRRIRELECR
- a CDS encoding recombinase family protein, producing the protein MVRREIRAVIYARVSSHKQKTDSNLERQVERLRSCCSAKGYRVVDVVTDVSRGLNERCEGFQKLLNMAVKLSMRWMWWWSSATGWLDSDSNTSPASSSRTALE
- a CDS encoding helix-turn-helix domain-containing protein, translating into MPEKLYRTGEAAELLNISVSTVKNWMKQGKLCTLRIGKLWMVP
- a CDS encoding ABC transporter ATP-binding protein, which produces MSEKTVIELRNVSKYYQMGSVLVRALDNVNLKILQKDLIAIMGPSGSGKTTLLNIMGLLDRPTSGKVYFKGFDVTRLSDSEIALLRNRGIGFVFQSFNLVNRLTVYENIELPLIPRRILKSERYKMVVEALRMSSGDISWLYKKPLQLSGGQQQRVAIARAIVGRPDVILADEPTGNLDRVSAREVMRTFLELNKLGHTIVIVTHDPEVGNCAEIIYEIRDGKITSSKKGDKSMCIAYKNL
- the dcd gene encoding dCTP deaminase, with protein sequence MILSDFDLKAYLSSGRLRVEPLEPLIIRENGLDLRLGRSYCELKETEEVLDPYTEWDPLKFYECRESDDYILKPGRKYLLHTLEYIALPPELVGIVELRSTLARLGLLIPPTVVDGGFEGQLTIEVHSSSFPVRLRSGSRFLHLILMKTTTPIEKPYKGRYQGQRDVMLPKRPLEYP
- a CDS encoding sulfite exporter TauE/SafE family protein, producing MELINIITLLIISFFAGVIGSLTGLGGASIITPILVGLGMPLKYSIANAMISVIATSSGSSAAYVRDRLTNPRAAMYLEVFTVLGGLIGAYITLITPAVYLYFFFALFLLTMLLFSQRVSLNESSQDSDDEDLDRFSRWLNIGGELYEPSKRSFIRYRMRRALVGGPMMMIAGVAAGSLGIGAGAFKTAIQETILGLPSRVASATSNFIVGMTGLAAVSVYIASGYVNPFIGGPLTLGTALGSILGSRMLPHISTKILRILSIAVVLYLITQMFYKGVTSLWI
- a CDS encoding DUF1634 domain-containing protein — its product is MDLEVMLGYILIIGVIIGLIFLTLGLALYCYSHGFSIDFSQSIKYRDLIGWILALPSLPLLQKIISIGLIAIIITPYIRVLASLAWFTYFRDLKFIAFTSFVAVMLTLSILGILRTL
- a CDS encoding hydantoinase/oxoprolinase family protein — translated: MLLRLAVDIGGTFTDAVAIDSNGFIRFYKTHTTPRNPEIGFRNALIGGGFKEIEEVIHATTIATNTLLGQIGLEIPKVALFTTEGFRDIIEIGRQNRPELYNIYFRKPRTLVSREMRFEVKERINARGEVVRELDERDLEEKLLRARDLGATSIAISFLHSYINPSHEMRAREKALKYFKYVTASYEVAPEPREYERTSTTVVNALLMPIVSRYVEALKSILEEFRNPSLYIMTSSGGFVDPEESIRRPVQIIESGPAAGVIGSQAIAEALKIDKVISFDMGGTTAKAGTIVGGEIEIVTEYEVGGRSHHGRIVKGSGYPVRYPFIDLAEVSAGGGSIIWRDEGGALRVGPLSAGSDPGPMCYGRGGSMPTLTDANLVLGRIGETLLGGEFRVSRELALKGLKSLGDPIDIASEALEIANLEMARAIRIVTVERGFNPQDFTLVAFGGAGPQHSLDIAEELGIKRVLIPPHPGLFSALGMLFADERMEIRSSYPRDLEEEFRRLEEILRSRMRKIDFFVRYADVRYVGQGWELTIQLPGQGLSMDLVSKLFNEKHKSVYGFTMDRPIEIVTIRLFGVARYTKPRLPDPSRDLNPVIREYRHVYIDGEWVRAPVYVRESLPMNFKIEGPAIIEEYSSTILIKPGWSGYVEKFGSIILER